The following proteins are encoded in a genomic region of Cyclonatronum proteinivorum:
- a CDS encoding response regulator transcription factor yields the protein MSVITILVADDHSVVRLGLTSILNSVPTFKVVAEASSGIEAVDLYKEFKPDVCLLDITMPELDGIDACREILKEDADARIIMMTIHLDEKYLNEVLEAGALGYMLKSSGKDEIINNIHRVLNNERVFSKAVSDMITTSFLSRNRKTEAPKAASKLTKREKEILGYIVDGKTNQEIAEVLSISPRTVETHRSNLMHKMGVKNTAALVKKALAEDMI from the coding sequence ATGTCTGTAATAACCATACTTGTGGCAGATGATCACAGTGTTGTTCGTCTCGGTCTCACCTCCATCTTAAATAGTGTTCCCACCTTCAAAGTAGTAGCCGAAGCTTCATCCGGCATTGAAGCTGTAGATTTATACAAAGAATTTAAACCGGATGTCTGTCTCCTTGATATCACCATGCCGGAACTTGACGGAATTGACGCCTGTCGGGAAATCCTGAAGGAAGACGCAGACGCGCGTATCATTATGATGACCATCCATCTCGACGAAAAGTATCTGAACGAGGTGCTTGAGGCCGGTGCACTCGGTTATATGCTTAAGTCTTCCGGAAAAGATGAAATCATCAATAACATCCATCGGGTGCTGAACAATGAACGGGTTTTCAGCAAAGCAGTATCGGATATGATCACAACAAGCTTTCTTTCCCGCAACCGCAAAACAGAAGCCCCTAAAGCGGCATCAAAACTTACCAAAAGAGAAAAAGAAATTCTGGGCTACATTGTTGACGGGAAGACCAATCAGGAAATTGCAGAAGTGCTGAGTATTTCGCCCCGCACGGTAGAAACACACCGCTCCAACCTGATGCACAAAATGGGTGTTAAGAATACGGCAGCACTCGTGAAGAAAGCTCTTGCTGAAGACATGATCTAA